The following nucleotide sequence is from uncultured Fibrobacter sp..
AACTATTACGACCAGATGGAAAAGGAAGTCCAGAACCTGACGCTCCTCTTGGACGAAGGTGTGGACAATATCGAGCAGCTTTAACTAGTCTTATAAATTAAAAGAAAACCCGAGCGTTTGCCCGGGTTTTTCGTTTGTTAAAGGTTTAGGTTTATTCGGCTTCGGTGCCTTCGACGCAGCGGACGTTGTAGGCGCGAGGACCTTCGCTGGACTGGAAGTCCTTTTCGACACTGTCGCCGGAATAGGACTTGATTCTCCAGGAGGTGTTGCTGCCGTCTTGGATAATCCAGATGTAGCCTTGTCCGTCGTTCAGGCCGAATTCAGTGACCTTGCCTTCTTCGTCGAGCTTGAATCGTCCGCCAATGACCCACCAGCTATCGGGCTGGGCTGCTGCTGCTGCGGTGACTTCGTCTGCGGTCGGGAGACGCCAGCCCATGGGGCAGACTCTCTGAGCAACGCCATAAGTGTAGTACACGCTCTTGTTTTTGGCGCATACGTCGTTGCCTTCCATGTCTTCGCAGAAGCTTCCGTTTTCGGTCTTATACCTCAGGTTTTCTGCCATCCAGCGAGTGCCGGCGACCGTTTCCAGTTTATAGGATTGATTGTCGCGCATGTCCGTCATGGTGTTACCGTTGATGGTCGGCGGAACCTTTGCTTCTTCAGACATGCCGATGTCGATGCTGAGAGCAGAGGACGAGGACTGGAGATCCGGGTTGGATGTCATTCCGGCGTACTTGGCTTCGCACTCCGGGCTCCAGCAGAAAACGCCGCTGCTGTAGTTCGGGGTTTCGATTTGGCTCGGGTCAAGGTCTTGCTGTACGATGGAATCGCGGGTAATCGTTACCGTGCTGGGTTTTCCATCGCTGGACGACGGAGTCGGGTTCGAATTGCCGCTAATAGAGGAAGAGCTTGTTGCAGGAGATTGCGTTGAAGACGAAGATTTTCCCGCGTCCGGAGTTTGAGCTGCTGAAGAAATTGAGGTTTCTTCGGCAACCGGGCCGAACGGGGTCAAAATGTCGTTATCAGACGTACACCCCCAGAATAAGCACACCACACCCACACATCCCAAAAATGTAGTGATCTTTTTCATGCCTGTAAATATAGTTTACATTTCGGGACTTAACGAGAAAAAAGAAATT
It contains:
- a CDS encoding FISUMP domain-containing protein, whose protein sequence is MKKITTFLGCVGVVCLFWGCTSDNDILTPFGPVAEETSISSAAQTPDAGKSSSSTQSPATSSSSISGNSNPTPSSSDGKPSTVTITRDSIVQQDLDPSQIETPNYSSGVFCWSPECEAKYAGMTSNPDLQSSSSALSIDIGMSEEAKVPPTINGNTMTDMRDNQSYKLETVAGTRWMAENLRYKTENGSFCEDMEGNDVCAKNKSVYYTYGVAQRVCPMGWRLPTADEVTAAAAAQPDSWWVIGGRFKLDEEGKVTEFGLNDGQGYIWIIQDGSNTSWRIKSYSGDSVEKDFQSSEGPRAYNVRCVEGTEAE